In Isoptericola jiangsuensis, the following proteins share a genomic window:
- the hpaE gene encoding 5-carboxymethyl-2-hydroxymuconate semialdehyde dehydrogenase: protein MTDTTSAVPTAGHRPADLPGRLRHYVDGAFVDSVDGATFDVLDPVSNETYVQAAAGRTADVDLAVAAARRAFTDGPWPRLLPRERSRVLHRIADLVESRDARLAELESFDSGLPITQALGQARRAAENFRFFADLVVAQSDDTYKVPGRQINYVNRKPIGVAGLITPWNTPFMLESWKLAPALATGNTVVLKPAEFTPLSASLWAGIFEEAGLPRGVFNLVNGLGEEAGDALVRHPDVPLVSFTGESRTGQVIFANAAPHLKGLSMELGGKSPAIVFADADLDAAIDATIFGVFSLNGERCTAGSRILVQRPVYDEFVERFAAQARRVRVGYPHDPATEVGALVHPEHFDKVMGYVEIGRSEGRLVAGGGRPEGLGTGNFVAPTVFADVRPDARIFTEEIFGPVVALTPFDTDEEALALANGTRYGLAAYVWTNDLRRAHNVAQAVEAGMVWLNSNNVRDLRTPFGGVKASGLGHEGGYRSIDFYTDQQAVHITLGEVHNPTFGKADAPGR, encoded by the coding sequence ATGACCGACACGACCTCCGCCGTGCCGACCGCCGGGCACCGACCCGCCGACCTGCCCGGACGCCTCCGGCACTACGTCGACGGCGCTTTCGTCGACTCGGTCGACGGCGCGACCTTCGACGTCCTGGACCCGGTCTCCAACGAGACCTACGTCCAGGCGGCGGCCGGCAGGACGGCCGACGTCGACCTCGCCGTCGCCGCGGCCCGCCGCGCGTTCACCGACGGCCCGTGGCCCCGCCTGCTCCCGCGGGAGCGGTCGCGGGTGCTGCACCGGATCGCCGACCTCGTCGAGTCCCGGGACGCACGCCTCGCGGAGCTGGAGAGCTTCGACTCCGGCCTGCCGATCACCCAGGCCCTGGGACAGGCCCGCCGCGCCGCGGAGAACTTCCGGTTCTTCGCGGACCTCGTCGTGGCGCAGTCCGACGACACCTACAAGGTCCCGGGCCGCCAGATCAACTACGTCAACCGCAAGCCCATCGGCGTCGCCGGCCTCATCACGCCGTGGAACACCCCGTTCATGCTCGAGTCGTGGAAGCTCGCCCCCGCGCTCGCCACGGGCAACACCGTGGTGCTCAAGCCCGCCGAGTTCACGCCGCTGTCCGCGTCGCTGTGGGCGGGCATCTTCGAGGAGGCCGGGCTGCCCCGCGGCGTCTTCAACCTCGTGAACGGTCTGGGCGAGGAGGCCGGGGACGCACTGGTCAGGCACCCCGACGTGCCGCTCGTCTCCTTCACCGGGGAGAGCCGCACCGGGCAGGTCATCTTCGCCAACGCCGCCCCGCACCTCAAGGGCCTGTCGATGGAGCTCGGCGGCAAGTCGCCCGCGATCGTCTTCGCGGACGCCGACCTCGACGCCGCGATCGACGCGACGATCTTCGGCGTGTTCTCCCTCAACGGCGAGCGCTGCACCGCGGGTTCGCGCATCCTCGTCCAGCGGCCCGTCTACGACGAGTTCGTCGAGCGGTTCGCCGCGCAGGCGCGGCGCGTCCGGGTCGGGTACCCGCACGACCCCGCCACCGAGGTCGGTGCGCTCGTGCACCCCGAGCACTTCGACAAGGTCATGGGCTACGTGGAGATCGGTCGGTCCGAGGGTCGGCTCGTCGCCGGCGGCGGACGCCCCGAGGGACTCGGGACCGGCAACTTCGTGGCCCCGACCGTCTTCGCGGACGTCCGGCCCGACGCCCGGATCTTCACCGAGGAGATCTTCGGGCCGGTCGTCGCCCTCACGCCGTTCGACACCGACGAGGAGGCCCTGGCCCTGGCCAACGGCACCCGGTACGGACTCGCGGCCTACGTGTGGACGAACGACCTCCGGCGGGCGCACAACGTCGCGCAGGCCGTCGAGGCCGGGATGGTCTGGCTGAACTCGAACAACGTGCGCGACCTGCGCACCCCGTTCGGGGGCGTCAAGGCCTCGGGACTCGGGCACGAGGGCGGCTACCGCTCGATCGACTTCTACACGGACCAGCAGGCCGTGCACATCACGCTCGGCGAGGTGCACAACCCCACCTTCGGCAAGGCGGACGCCCCCGGCCGCTGA
- a CDS encoding GntR family transcriptional regulator: MSTRTTVSKSQRAYDHLRARIDDGTFVPGYRLVFGQIAGDLDMSVVPVREAVRRLEAEGLVTFERNVGAQVALIQEAEYQHTMETLALVEGFATALSAPLLGAAQLDVARGINEQMRRCLDDFDPHRFTRLNLDFHSALFEPCPNPHVLDLVHRGWNRMKVLRDSSFSFVPGRARESVAEHEQILHLVGELQAGRTDPATVELAARRHRTATLDAVLAYQAEHRTPTHERGARR; this comes from the coding sequence ATGAGCACGCGCACGACGGTCAGCAAGTCGCAGCGCGCCTACGACCACCTGCGGGCCCGCATCGACGACGGGACGTTCGTCCCCGGCTACCGGCTCGTGTTCGGCCAGATCGCCGGGGACCTCGACATGTCCGTCGTGCCGGTGCGCGAGGCGGTCCGGCGGCTCGAGGCCGAGGGGCTGGTCACGTTCGAGCGCAACGTCGGCGCGCAGGTCGCCCTGATCCAGGAGGCGGAGTACCAGCACACGATGGAGACGCTGGCCCTCGTCGAGGGCTTCGCCACCGCGCTCTCCGCCCCGCTGCTCGGCGCGGCCCAGCTCGACGTCGCGCGCGGGATCAACGAGCAGATGCGCCGGTGCCTCGACGACTTCGACCCGCACCGGTTCACCCGGCTCAACCTCGACTTCCACTCCGCGCTGTTCGAGCCGTGCCCCAACCCGCACGTGCTGGACCTCGTGCACCGCGGGTGGAACCGCATGAAGGTGCTGCGCGACTCGTCGTTCTCCTTCGTGCCCGGCCGGGCACGGGAGTCCGTCGCCGAGCACGAGCAGATCCTCCACCTCGTCGGCGAGCTGCAGGCCGGCCGGACCGACCCGGCGACCGTCGAGCTGGCGGCGCGCCGCCACCGCACCGCGACGCTCGACGCGGTCCTCGCCTACCAGGCGGAGCACCGGACCCCCACGCACGAGAGAGGTGCTCGACGATGA